The following DNA comes from Bos indicus x Bos taurus breed Angus x Brahman F1 hybrid chromosome 5, Bos_hybrid_MaternalHap_v2.0, whole genome shotgun sequence.
TCGCTCCCAGTGCGGCCACTAGGTGTCGCCAAGTACACACAGCCCTGTCCAAACAACGGTGAGGGAGGGGAGCGGGGCTGCCTGGGTCCCAGTCACCAAAGGGGTGGCTAGGGCAGTGGGGAAAGTGGGGGTCAGTCCAGCAGACCTGCaggtcaggggtcaggggtcaggacTGAGGTGAGGCTCACTCACCTGTAGGAAGGTCTTGGCCCAGACGCGGAAATGCAGTTGCAGACTTCGGCTCTCTTGCCGGTGCAGTGGCCCCAGCTCACAGCGCAGCTTGAAACACTCTGCCTCTGGGCATTTCTGGGAAGAAATAGGAGGCTTGAACTGTGAGTTCTGCCCTTCTGGTGGCTCTGAGGACCCACAGAGGTACTCAACACTTGGGCCCAGACCTCATTCCCAGGACAACTTACCAGAATCTGAGGCCCTGAGGAGGCAGGGCTCCGACCTGGAACATCCCGTCTTTGCAGCCGGTGGTGCTGGGAACCCTCAGGATCCAACTGGAAGAGGAAAGAGACCGTTAGCTGCCTCTCCCACCTCATTACAGCATCTGAGTCAGCCTGCATCTGGGGTCTGCAGCAGCTTTGACCTGGTCTTCCATCCATGCAACTGACCACCTCCTATGGCAAGGCAGCAAACTCATTGTTGAAATATGGAAACGAGTAAGATTTGGTCCCTGGAGTTTAGGAGGAGGTGATGTGTCAATAAATAATTAGGGCACTGTCTCTGCCTTgaggcctttgcactggctgttccctctgcttggaatACTCTTTCTTGAGTCTTCACAAGCAGTTTCATCCTTATCTTTCATACTCAATCCACCTGTTCCCTCCTCAAGGTTTTCCCTGATGATTCAGCTCAAACAGGCTCCcagctccaccccaccccagcatgTGAGCACTGTACTTTCATCACTTTTCAATATCTGTTcctcttttcaatttttattgttcATTGTGTGCAcacgttcagttgctcagtcatgtctgactttttgtgaccccatggactgtggcccaccaggctcctctaactatgggatttcccaggcaagaaaactggagggggttgccatttcctactccaggggatcttcccgatccacgGATAGAactctcatctcttgcatctcctgcattgacaggaagattctttaccactgtaccacccgggaagccttaTTGTTTATTACCTTCCTCTAACTCCACGAGAGTAGGGACCTTGTGAATTTTCGTTACTGTGATATTTCCTGAGCCGGTAACATGGTTCTGTACAGtcattcatttaatttaaatgttgTCTATGAATAAAATGAACTTTGGGGAGTGGGtctgaagaaggctttccagAGGGGGTGGTGCTGAGCTGGGCCCTAGGAGTATGCCAGGACATGGAGTCAGGGAGGGATACTTTAGGCAGAAAGACAGAAGTGCAGTGCTTAAAACAATCTTTTCCCCTCTCAGGGCCTCAAGGTGTCTGTGGGACTTCTGACTGCCTTCCAGTGGCCTAAGTCCTAGCTCCAGGCACATCCTCATTAGCTCTTCCAGGTCCCTGCGACCTTCCCCAACTACCATTGACCTGGTGCCCCCCACCTCCCGGCCAGTCCCTAGGCCCCTCACCTCCAGGCCCTCTGGGTTGGGGGGGTGACTGGTGGTGCAGTTGCTGAGTCCTGTGACCCTGGTCACGTAGAGGAGCTGCTGGCCATCCAGAGCATGGGGACAGCTGAGCTCCAACACGCCCTGGCTAATAGAGCTGGGGCCCAGGTTGATGAGCTGAGGAGAGGAAGGCACAGTCATCATGGGAAGGGAGGGAACAATTCTGCCCTGTTGAGACCCGAGTCCCAGTGGCCCACTCTTCCCTGCTCTGAGTCTCAGGAGTGAGGCAGGAAATCGATGGGCAGAGAAGAAATCCTTTCCAGCCAACTCTCCTGGAGGTGGCTCCATCCTCCCCTTCTAAGTCACTCAGCTGGCTGGTCTCTCACTGATCCCGTCCAGGCCTTTAGCTCTCCCTTGCCCCTCTTCCCCTCGGCCCCTCAGGCTGGCCCCAGCCATCTGTCACTCATACTGACTCCTCTTTCCCTGTCATTCATTCTAGCCCCGCCCTCCATTTCCAGCAGCCCGCTCACCTCATAGACATGGTGGACAGCAGGGCCCACGTCACCCTCCTCCTGCGGCTGGTCTTGGGGATGCCAGTCGCTCATCGGAAATAGCACTGCCTCGGGCTTGGAGACACTGCAGAGCAGGGTGGTTTAGAGGACAGTGGAAGGGACCCCATTTCATATGCCTCCTTTGCTAGAAGTCCGTCTCCCCTCCCAGAGACGCCCCGTTTTGCCCGGGCACTGACCCGTTAAGAGAGACCTGGGCCTGAGCCTCCACCGAGAGCCGGAAGGAAACCACGTCGCTTTGCGAGTTGTTGAGATTCTTGCTGTGGGACGGAGGAGAGACTCTGATGGTGCTAGAGCCCAGCCAGAAGGCCACCTGCGCCAGACgccgcccctgccccgccccctccctacCTGAGGATCTGGAAGTCAAACTGGATGGTTTTCTTCGTGTCCCTGAGGTGAGGGACTGTGAACCGAAGGCCACCCCAGAGCTGCGGGACAGGGAGGATGGACAAGCGGGCTGTTAGACCGGGCGTCTGCCACACACCGACTGcagccctccttcccttcccccagctcAGCTTGGCGTGAGATGGTCCCAGACTTACACTGGCCCCAGCCTTCATGGGGTTGCCCAGGTCACACACCAGCAGACGACTCTGGTTCACAGCAAAGTAGTCGCAGCTCAGGCTGGAGAAGttctggaggtggggtgggtgcAGGTAAGACTTCGGTGTCCCTCTGGCAGGGTCTCCTCCCAAGCCCCTCCTGCAGGTCCTCACTCACCCCTGGGTGTCTGACGAGTCCCGAGTACTCAGCCTCCGGAGGGGCTGTGACCCGAAGCTCTGCCTCGTAGGCGCCACCCTCACCCACATTCTGGGCGTGGAAGGTGAGGTTCAGAGAATTCTTGTCGCCCAGGTATACGTGGTTCTGCTCCCTGGAGGGGACACACGGGGGTCAGGGACACTGGAGAATTAATCCCTGAGCCAGACAATGGGCCATAAcgataataatattaataataatagacaCCGCTCACTGACTTCTAGCTTTATGGGAGGCACTAGGCTAGATGCTTTATgtagattatttcatttaatccttccaaAAAGCTAGAGAAATAGATGCTATTATTCCCATTATACAAAGAAGTTGCGtcatttcccaaggtcacacagccagctgatatgttcctcttcttttcccaggTGGTTCCAAGTTCCATGTGTCCTGCTAGGCAACTTCAGCATCTGGAACCCCCCAGCCTGACATCAGCCTTCACTCACCCAAACACTTCCAGCTGTAGGTCTGGCACACAGATATTGTCTTCTCCACAGTCCAGCAAGATCTGAGCCTGGGGAGTGGGGCAGCCTTGAGAGGCGGAGTTTTGACTGCCTCCCAAGCTGTCGGCTCCCCGCTCCAGGGCCCCGTCCCCAGGGGCCCAGGTCCCTCTCCTCCTGGCCTGTCTCCCCACCCTGCCTCACCTTGTCCTCTATGCGGCTCTTGCTCTGGTAGTGTAGGACTGGCCGGAGGCCGTGGCTGTCCACTGGGGCTTGAGGGTCCAGGGAGAAATTGAGGGCGATGTGAATCGGGGAGAGTTTATCTCGAAACTCTGACTCGTTCTGGGGCGGCGGTGGGGGGGAGGGTTCACAGAGTCAGGGGACACAGGGGACTTGGCGGCCCTGCTCCTCATCCTCTCACATCTCCCTTTGTCCACGCAAGACCCTCAAGAATTTAGGTGTCCAAACAACCGTGCTCATTGCTTCTGAGGCAGCCTGGTTCCCAGCTCCTAGGACAGAAAGGCacccttccccagccccccaaAGCCCCACGACCTTCACTGGAATCTCCCAGGCCTCTTCCCTTTGGGAGGGGTCCCCAGTTCTATGTGGCCACCCTCCCCAAGCCAGTCCATGCCCCGCCCTCCTGCCCCTACCCTGAGGTAGATCTTCATCTCTCTGCAGTCCTCCCGAGCCCCGTTCTGGATGAGCAGGGTCTGGGTCAGGGTGGCCTGTCGGGAGGCCAGGAACAGCGCCCGCCGCACCCCGCCCTTCTGCTTCTGCCAGTCCAACTGGAGCTCCACTGTGAAGCCTGTGGCCGTGCATGTACATTAAAGAgcatcttcccctccctcctaatTTATCCAGAGAGAAAAGAGGTCCCCAAGTCCCCAGCCCGTCCACCCCTGCCCCAGTGCCTGAAAGGCTCAGGCAGTCTCCCTCACCAATGGAGTCAGGAACATGTTTTCCGGAAGCATTGAGGCAGAAGCTAAGGTTGATGCTAGAGGACGAAAAGGAAAGCTGGTGTGTTCACCTGAAAGAGGCAGCGCGttctctgcctgcctcccagACAGACCCGGACTGGGACAGTCCCATGTGTCCCCTTCCAAAGGCCtgctctccctccccacttccaggCACAGATGAAGGACCCCCAGACCCAATCCTGCAAtctcccgcccccagcccctaCTCACCAAGTCACAGGGTTTCCCTCCAAGCTGCAGCTGTGCTCCTCTGGGTTGAACATGGCAGGAAAGATGGTGAGGGAGGCACTGGCAGACACGATGGGGCGACCCCTGCCAAGAGTAAACGTGGGGGTCAGAGAACTAAGGCTCCTCAGGAACCTGGGCACAGGAAGCCGATGTCCAAGCCCCAGGATCCCAGTTTGTACACTTCCCCAAACTCAGCCCTGTTGAGAAGTCCTCCAGTTCCCATGTCTCCCAGGCTGCCCCCTGCCCGAGTTCATACCTGtataccacagccttgtctacaCCAAAGGACCCCACAATCAGATCtgcaagaaatcaaaagaaactaCCCCTTACAGCAGGCCCCCAAACAGAATTCTTCCCAACCCCTTCTAGCTGCATTGTTCAAGGAGGCTGAAGTGAGGGGGCATTGCCATCTGGTGGCATCATCCTAGAACTGCACCCAGGAGCTTAGGCAAATACGTTAGAGAGGCTACGGGGTTTGTGACCAGGGAATTCTCAGGTTAAAGGGGCCTCGGGCACCACTCACCAGGGTATCCATTGCCATCTAGGTCTCGGCCTCCTCGAAGGGCAGAGCCAAAGAAGTCCGGTGTGTGGCCAGCTGCCCACAGGGGCAGCAGAACCTGGGAAGGCTTAGACGCCAGACcccctgggcccccagggaaTATAAACACCACTCCCTGCCGGTTCTCCCCACCAAAGGCAGCCCCAATGGCTACATCTGCAAAACACACAACACATACCAGTCAGCAGGCCAGGAGTCCAGGAGTTCAAATCTCTACCACCAGACCCCAGGACCCAGGATCCTATTTTTCCCATCTGTCATTCCCAGTATGCTAAACTCTTCAAGCCCCAAGGTCTAGACATTGGGATTAAAATCCTCCAGGAGACGCTGGGAGGTCTTGGTTATCTTATCTGACAGTCACCTCTCCCCAGATCCCTTCTGACTCAGGCCCCTGGCTCCTCCTCAGCCACTCGAGCCCATACAGTGCTTACCATTGTAGCCATCCTGGTCTAGGTCCCCCAGGGGGGTCAGGGAGCTGCCGAACCGGCCAAACTCATCCTGGCCAGTGAGGGTCAGGGTGGGCGTGGGCTCCATGCCAGCCAGGCGCTGCAGGTAGATATAGACCCTGCCCACCTCCTGCGGCCGCCCGTCGGCTGTCCGCTCCATGAGCAGGGGCGCCCCTACCAGCAAGTCGTCCAGCCTGAGGATGGGGGAAACACTGGCATCCTGAGACCCTGCCCTTCCCCGTCCCCTCCTCAGTCCCAGTGCCAGAAAAGCCCAAGCACCCTGGATTCCCGGCTCTTTCCCACCCAAAGGAGAGACCTGAGATCTTCTggcctttggcactcagctctctccTCGCCCCTGGGCCGAGGGtatgcaggcaggaggagaatccAGGGAGGAACTCTCCTTGCATTTTTCtgtcccacccccactcctcGCCCCTGGGGAGGGCACCACTGTGCCTTCTTCACTACTCACCCATCCCCGTTGATGTCTGTGGCGGCCACTGCGTAGCCAAAGTAGGAGGCCATCTGGCGGGGGAACAGAGCAGCAGCAGGTCAGTACAGGGGAGTCAATCAACAAGGGCTGTGGGGGGAAGTCATGGACTCCAGGGAGCCTGAGAAGTTGGGCTGAGCTTATGACTCAGGGCCAGGGCTTGGTTGGCAGAGGGCCAAGCTGGGTTGTAGAGGGGGTGTCCTCACCTGTTCCCCTGAAAAGTTGTAGAGGGACCGGATGTCTGAGCCATTAAGGATGGTGACCTGGGGATGAGGAGATACACCCATTGGTCCCAGACTCGGATGAAGGACAAATGAGTGCAGGATACCCAGGGGCAGTCATTCCTTGGAGACACAGA
Coding sequences within:
- the ITGA5 gene encoding integrin alpha-5; the protein is MREEGGGSREKEGESPNPPSLTQSRQPASSWGWGEGSGEVRPPHAPSGWGARAQRSRDPGMPPRPPPWQAGGGLSREFGKLLPALSHSPLGGLGSGSGSVAPGQGRAGAMGSRTPGSPLHAVQLRRGARRRPRLLPLLPPLLLLLLPPPPRVGGFNLDAEAPAVLSGPPGSFFGFSVEFYRPGTDGVSVLVGAPKANTSQPGVLQGGAVYLCPWGTSPAQCTPIEFDSKGSRIFESSTSSSEGEEPVEYKSLQWFGATVRAHGSSILACAPLYSWRTEKEPQSDPVGTCYLSTGNFTQILEYAPCRSDFSQEAGQGYCQGGFSAEFTKTGRVVLGGPGSYFWQGQILSATQEQIAESYYPGYLINPVRGQLQTRQASSIYDDSYLGYSVAVGEFSGDDREDFVAGVPKGNLTYGYVTILNGSDIRSLYNFSGEQMASYFGYAVAATDINGDGLDDLLVGAPLLMERTADGRPQEVGRVYIYLQRLAGMEPTPTLTLTGQDEFGRFGSSLTPLGDLDQDGYNDVAIGAAFGGENRQGVVFIFPGGPGGLASKPSQVLLPLWAAGHTPDFFGSALRGGRDLDGNGYPDLIVGSFGVDKAVVYRGRPIVSASASLTIFPAMFNPEEHSCSLEGNPVTCINLSFCLNASGKHVPDSIGFTVELQLDWQKQKGGVRRALFLASRQATLTQTLLIQNGAREDCREMKIYLRNESEFRDKLSPIHIALNFSLDPQAPVDSHGLRPVLHYQSKSRIEDKAQILLDCGEDNICVPDLQLEVFGEQNHVYLGDKNSLNLTFHAQNVGEGGAYEAELRVTAPPEAEYSGLVRHPGNFSSLSCDYFAVNQSRLLVCDLGNPMKAGASLWGGLRFTVPHLRDTKKTIQFDFQILSKNLNNSQSDVVSFRLSVEAQAQVSLNGVSKPEAVLFPMSDWHPQDQPQEEGDVGPAVHHVYELINLGPSSISQGVLELSCPHALDGQQLLYVTRVTGLSNCTTSHPPNPEGLELDPEGSQHHRLQRRDVPGRSPASSGPQILKCPEAECFKLRCELGPLHRQESRSLQLHFRVWAKTFLQREHQPFSLQCEAVYEALKMPYKILPRQLPQKALQVATAVQWIKAEGSHGVPLWIIILAILIGLLLLGLLIYILYKLGFFKRSLPYGTAMEKAQLKPPATSDA